In Oncorhynchus keta strain PuntledgeMale-10-30-2019 unplaced genomic scaffold, Oket_V2 Un_scaffold_7924_pilon_pilon, whole genome shotgun sequence, the genomic stretch tgtctccctcctcctgatgtcctgggcctctgtctctctcctcctgatgtcctgggcctctgtctctctcctcctgatgtcctgggcctctgtctctctcctcctgatgtcctgggcctctgtctctctcctcctgatgtcctgggcctctgtctctctcctcctgatgtcctgggcctctgtctctctcctcctgatgtcctgggcctctgtctctctcctcctgatgtcctgttgggcctctgtctctctcctcctgatgtcctgggcctctgtctctctcctcctgatgtcctgggcctctgtctctctcctcctgatgtcctgggcctctgtctctctcctcctgatgtcctgggcctctgtctctctcctcctgatgtcctgggcctctgtctcctcctcctgatgtcctgggcctctgtctctctcctcctgatgtcctgggcctctgtctctctcctcctgatgtcctgggcctctgtctctctcctcctgatgtcctgggcctctgtctctctcctcctgatgtcctgggcctctgtctctctcctcctgatgtcctgggcctggtctctcctcctgatgtcctgggcctctgtctctcctctcctgatgtcctgggcctctttctctctcctcctgatgtcctgggcctctgtctccctcctcctgatgtcctgggcctctgtctctctcctcctgatgtcctgggcctctgtctctctcctcctgatgtcctgggcctcggtctctcctcctgatgtcctgggcctctgtctctctcctcctgatgtcctgggcctctgtctctctcctcctgatgtcctgggcctctgtctctctcctcctgatgtcctgggcctctgtctctctcctcctgatgtcctgggcctctgtctcctcctcctgatgtcctgggcctctgtctctctcctcctgatgtcctgggcctctgtctctcctcctgatgtctgggcctctgtctctctcctcctgatgtcctgggcctctgtctctctcctcctgatgtcctgggcctctgtctctctcctcctgatgtcctgggcctctgtctctcctcctgatgtcctgggcctctgtcctcctgatgtcctgggcctctgtctctctcctcctgatgtcctgggcctctgtctctctcctcctgatgtcctgggcctctgtctctctcctcctgatgtcctgggtcctctctctctctcctcctgatgatctctctcctcctgatgtcctgggcctctctctctcctcctgatgtcctgggcctctgtctcctcctcctgatgtcctgggcctctgtctccctcctcctgatgtcctgggcctctgtctctctcctcctgatgtcctgggcctctgtctctctcctcctgatgtcctgggcctctctctctcctcctgatgtcctgggcctctgtctcctcctcctgatgtcctgggcctctgtctctctcctcctgatgtcctgggcctctgtctctctcctcctgatgtcctgggcctctctctctctcctcctgggcctgtctctctcctcctgatgtctctcctgttgggcctctgtctctctcctcctgatgtcctgggcctctgtctctctcctcctgatgtcctgggcctctgtctctctcctcctgatgtcctgggcctctgtctctctcctcctgatgtcctgggcctctgtctctcctcctcctcctgatgtcctgggcctctgtctctctcctcctgatgtcctgggcctctgtctctctcctcctgatgtcctgggcctctgtctctctcctcctgatgtcctgggcctctgtctctctcctcctgatgtcctgggcctctgtctctctcctcctgatgtcctgggcctctgtctctcctcctgatgtcctgggcctctgtctctctcctcctgatgtcctgggcctctgtctctctcctcctgatgttctgggcctctgtctctctcctcctgatgtcctgggcctctgtctctctcctcctgatgtcctgggcctctgtctctctcctcctgatgtcctgggcctctgtctctctcctcctgatgtcctgggcctctgtctctcctcctgatgtcctgggcctctgtctctctcctcctgatgtcctgggcctctgtctctctcctcctgatgtcctgggcctctgtctctctcctcctgatgtcctgggcctctgtctctctcctcctgatgtcctgggcctctgtctctctcctcctgatctcctgggcctctcctcctcctgatgtcctgggcctctgtctctctcctcctgatgtcctgggcctctgtctctctcctcctgatgtcctgggcctctgtctctctcctcctgatgtcctgggcctctgtctccctcctcctgatgtcctgggcctctgtctccctcctcctgatgtcctgggcctctgtctcctcctcctgatgtcctgggcctctgtctctcctcctgatgtcctgttgggcctctgtctctctcctcctgatgtcctgggcctctgtctctctcctcctgatgtcctgggcctctgtctctctcctcctgatgtcctgggcctctgtctctctcctcctgatgtcctgggcctctgtctctcctcctgatgtcctgggcctctgtctctctcctcctgatgtcctgggcctctgtctctctcctcctgatgtcctgggcctctgtctctctcctcctgatgtcctgggcctctgtctccctcctcctgatgtcctgggcctctgtctctctcctcctgatgtcctgggcctctgtctctcctcctgatgtcctgggcctctgtctccctcctcctgatgtcctgggcctctgtctctctcctcctgatgtcctgggcctctgtctctctcctcctgatgtcctgggcctctgtctctctcctcctgatgtcctgggcctctgtctctctcctcctgatgtcctgggcctctgtctctctcctcctgatgtcctgggcctctgtctctctcctcctgatgtcctgggcctctgtctctctcctcctgatgtcctgggcctctgtctctctcctcctgatgtcctgggcctctgtctctctcctcctgatgtcctgggtctctcctctctctcctcctgatgtcctgggtctctctctctcctcctgatgtcctgggtctctgtctctctcctcctgatgtcctgggcctctgtctctctcctcctgatgtcctgggcctctgtctccctcctcctgatgtcctgggcctctgtctctctcctcctgatgtcctgggcctctgtctctctcctcctgatgtcctgggcctctgtctctctcctcctgatgtcctgggcctctgtctctctcctcctgatgtcctgggcctctgtctctctcctcctgatgtcctgggcctctgtctctctcctcctgatgtcctgggcctctgtctctctcctcctgatgtcctgttgggcctctgtctctctcctcctgatgtcctgggcctctgtctctctcctcctgatgtcctgggcctcggtctctcctcctgatgtcctgggcctctgtctctctcctcctgatgtcctgggcctcggtctctcctcctgatgtcctgggcctctgtctctcctcctgatgtcctgggcctctgtctccctcctcctgatgtcctgggcctctgtctctctcctcctgatgtcctgggcctctgtctccctcctcctgatgGTCTGCTTTTCCTGGTGCCTCCCTCCAGGGCTTTCTGTCACACCCCACCCCTCCCTGACAGGCCAGTCTCAGGGCTCTTTTGTCTCAGAGTGAGGAGTGGATGCAGTACTTCCTCTCTCCAAGGGGCCAGTGGGTTTGTCAAGTGGCCGGTCAACACAATGGTTACCACTCATAGTGGTCACTACTCCTTACTGCAGGGGTGGATGCATGCAcgcggtgtgtgtgtgcgcatgtgcaagtgtgtgtgtgtgtgtgtttgtgcatgtgtgtgtgtgtgcccatgtgtgtgtgtgtgtgtgtgtgtaaatgcctTGGCCCtgctgagaagagagaggacaatgCTTCTCAGAGGCCCCATTTAATGACCCATATTCCTGTTGAATTCAGCCTGATCCAGAATGATCCTGATCAGCAGACTTATACCATGTGAATTTAACAATGTAGAGTTCATTACATACTATACAGAGGCCCGGATGCTCAGAAAGAGGATTGGAAAGTGAAATGTGTGTCGGGTTGACGCTCGGTAGAATATTGTGTTTAACGGCATAGCGTTGCAGTATCATAGTCTGGTTAACTACTCCTtactgcattgtgtgtgtgtgtgtgtgtgtgtgtgtgtgtgtgtgtgtgtgtgtgtgtgtgtgtgtgtgtgtgtgtgtgtgtgtgtgtgtgtgtgtgtgtgtgtgtgtgtgtgtgttctgagggcaaaagggggtgcgacaactcaatatcaggaaggtgtCGGGTACCAACCTAATGTTGGGTACATCAGGAAGGTGTTTGTAATTTTGGGTACATCAGGAAGGTGTTTGTAATATGTTGGGTACATCAGGAAGGTGTTTGTAATGTTGGGTACATCAGGAAGGTGTTTGTAATGTTGGGTACATCAGGAAGGTGTTGGGTACCAACCTCCTTGGGTACATCAGCAGGCCTCCTTAGTACAGCAGACCTCCTTGGGTACAGTCAGGCCTCCTTAGTACAGCAGACCTCCTTAGTACAGCAGGTACCTCCTTAGTACACAGCAGGCCTCCTTATGTTGGGTACATCAGGAAGCAGGCCTGTTTTAGTACAGCAGGCATCAGGAAGGTGTCCTTAGTACAGCAGACCTCCTTAGTACAGGTGTCAGGCCTCCTTAAGTATCAGGAAGCAGGCCTCCTTAGTACATCAGGCCTCCTGTAGTACAGCAGACCTCCTTAGTACAGCAGGCCTCCTTAGTACAGCAGGCCTCCTTAGTACAGCAGAGGTGTCCTCCTTAGTACAGCAGGCCTCCTTAGTACAGCAGGCCTCCTTAGTACAACAGGCCTCCTTAGTATCAGGAAGCAGGCCTCCTTAGTACAGCAGGCCTCCTTAGTACAGCAGGCCTCCTTAGTACAGCAGGCCTCCTTAGTACAGCAGGCCTCCTTAGTATAGCAGGCCTCCTTAGTACAGCAGGCCTCCTTAGTACAGCAGGCCTCCTTAGTATCAGGAAGCTGTAATGTTGGGCCTCAGTACAGCAGACCTCCTTAGTACAGCAGGCCTCCTTAGTGCAGCAGGCCTCCTTAGTACAGCAGGCCCCCTTAGTACAGCAGGCCTCCTTAGTGGGTACATCAGCAGGCCTCCTTAGTACAGCAGGCCTCCTTAGTACAGCAGACCTCCTTAGTACAGCAGGCCTCCTTAGTACAGCAGGCCTCCTTAGTACAGCAGGCCTCCTTATGTGTACAGCAGGCCTCCTTAGTACAGCAGGCCTCCTTAGTACAGCAGGCCTCCTTAGTACAGCAGGCCTCCTTAGTACAGCAGGCCTCCTTAGTACAGCAGACCTCCTTAGTACAGCAGGCCTCCTTAGTACAGCAGACCTCCTTAGTACAGCAGACCTCCTTAGTACAGCAGGCCTCCTTAGTACAGCAGGCCTCCTTAGTACAGCAGGCCTCCTTAGTACAGCAGGCCTCCTTAGTACAGCAGGCCTCCTTAGTACAGCAGACCTCCTTAGTACAGCAGGCCTCCTTAGTACAGCAGGCCTCCTTAGTACAGCAGGCCTCCTTAGTACAGCAGGCCTCCTTAGTACAGCAGGCCTCCTTAGTACAGCAGGCCTCCTTAGTACAGCAGGCCTCCTTAGTACAGCAGGCCTCCTTAGTACAGCAGGCCTCCTTAGTACAGCAGACCTCCTTAGTACAGCAGGCCTCCTTAGTACAGCAGGCCTCCTTAGTACAGCAGGCCTCCTTAGTATAGCTGCCTCCTTAGTACAGCAGGCCTCCTTAGTACAGCAGGCCTCCTTAGTACAGCAGGCCTCCTTAGTACAGCAGGCCTCCTTAGTGCAGCAGGCCTCCTTAGTACAGCAGGCCTCCTTAGTACAGCAGGCCTCCTTAGTGCAGCAGGCCTCCTTAGTACAGCAGGCCTCCTTAGTACAGCAGGCCTCCTTAGTACAGCAGGCCTCCTTAGTACAGCAGGCCTCCTTAGTACAGCAGGCCTCCTTAGTGCAGCAGGCCTCCTTAGTACAGCATGCCTCCTTAGTACAGCATGCCTCCTTAGTATAGCTGCCTCCTTAGTATAGCTGCCTCCTTAGTGCAGCAGGCCTCATTAGTACATCACGCCTCCTTAGTATAGCTGCCTCCTTAGCGCAGCAGGCCTCCTTAGTACAGCAGGCCTCCTTAGTACAGCATCCTCCTTAGTATAGAAGCCTCCTTAGTACTGCAGCCTCCTTAGTACAGCAGGCCTCTTTAGTACAGCAGGCCTCCTTAGTCCTTATATATTCTACTAGTTAAACAGGTCCTTAATAGGGTAGTGGTTACATGAGGGTTAGTTATATATTCTACGAGT encodes the following:
- the LOC127929550 gene encoding keratin-associated protein 4-6-like — protein: MYYEACCTKEAAIKTSYRGSYTKEACCTKEACCTKEACCTKEVCCTKEACCTKEACCTKEACCTKEACCTKEACCTKEACCTKEACCTKEACCTKEACCTKEVCCTKEACCTKEACCTKEACCTKEACCTKEACCTKEVCCTKEVCCTKEACCTKEVCCTKEACCTKEACCTKEACCTKEACCTKEACCTHKEACCTKEACCTKEACCTKEVCCTKEACCTKEAC